Genomic window (Vitis riparia cultivar Riparia Gloire de Montpellier isolate 1030 chromosome 4, EGFV_Vit.rip_1.0, whole genome shotgun sequence):
ttttatatccatTATTCCCCAAATCTGAAAATCTTTGTAGAATCTCAAAGTCAAATGTTTGACCACTcaaataagttatatatatatatatatatatatatatatatatatatatatctttaatcaaattttttcCTAAATTCTACTTTATTTTAGCACTCCCAAGATTTCATGCAATTCATTCTAGTCTTCAATGGTAGCTCAGTTTGTAAGTCATTAGCTTCCAAGGGACTTCCAAGCTAAAACTAGTGTTTTTCCTCGGTTTATAAACCTCTACAACCAGGGTAttatgaaaacaataatattttaaatatcacTGTTACGATAtcaaatgtatatataaattatttttaaaatttttgaaaaaacaacaaaagtcATGATTCAAGATCATGTTCATTTACATTAGAGGAAAATGTGAAGATATTGAAGTGATATCTATCGAAATCTAAATTGGGAACTTTGAATATAAATGAGcacataaataaattagattaaGTTATACAGGCGTAAAGATTTGATGTATAAATAATAAGTATACTTGGTTGTCCTAAAGCACAGAGATAAAATTGTATGCCATATTAGACATGGCCGCCTCCCACCATCTTTGAAATTAATGAACTCGCCATGACCAAAGCAACATGCCCATGACTTTTCTCCACTTGCGTGTATGAGGTTCCCGTAATCGAATTGGCAATCCAAGACCATACATGGTGGTTGTCGACATGATTTGGGCTTGGACTTAGAGGAAACTTTTCGCCAGCCAAGCTGCCTTTTTAAGAGTTTGTCCTTTTAAGAGTTTTGCCTACGATAGACCGCAATACGCCTGCAAGGACGTCAGCAAAAGGACCCCCCCACATCACTCTGGAAAGCATGATCTAAGTGTGGATTCTGGATTGCTCTATCTGACATGATTCCAACAGCCGGCAGCTCCACTATTATGAGGGCGCCTCTCTCAGAAATCCCTTTTTGTCTATAAATACTCAGATGGTTTGAACCAGAGAGTATCCAAACAGCCTCCCCAACAGCTTCATTTGCTTCATATATAGTCATTGGCTTGAGCTATAAACAGCTTTTCAGTTGGTATATTACATGGCTAGTGGGAAGTTTTGGAATGTCATGACAGGGCTGAAGCCAGTCCTGGCAATGGTGGTGGTTCAAGTGTCACTGGGAGGAATTAATATTATGTACAAGTTGGCTAAGAGTGACGGCATGAGCATGAAGGTTTTAATCGCCTACAGATATATATTCGCTGCAGCTTTTACGGTTCCACTTGCTTTGATATTTGATCGGTAACTTCTATTAtttcttagttttgttttgtagCTTGTGTTTATTTAATTTCAGTGTTTCTTCTCTCTCCCTTCTCTTTCTTGccttctctctttcctttttgtatGGGGTGAACTTGTCCCTTGTGTGGCCTGTATCACAACTGGgctaaagaaaaattattatatctgctatcttaaatttcatttttaaaaatgggagTCTATAGTGATGCTTTCTTTACTGACATTTCtcacaaataagaaataaattatcatgGTTTTATCTCTGTTTCTCTTTCTCAATTGCACAAAGAGCATTTACTAATATTTGCCTCATGTATGGTAAACAGGAAGAGTAGGCAAAAAATGACATGGATGATCTTCTTGCAAGGTTCCTTATGTGGTTTATTTGggtaagtttcaaaaaatattttattcttgtattttatattaaaggtgttcAATTTTGGCCAAAAATGGTTTAGATAGGTGAGTTTTCCTGTAATGAATCTATACTTTCTCAATGAACTTTTTCATACACATGATGATTAGTATTCTCAATTTTGCCAAAGCTTAGATAGGGTGATGCCATGGTAGTTGCCATATAAACAGTTGAAAGGATCTATGACTAAAAGATGTCATTTTCTGCAAGACATACACTGTTGAGAATCTAGCTTAGTTActacaaattttgttttcttccattCAATGTTTTGTTTGCCCTTCATCTAGTTACAATAACAGTATTTGTAACACATAAGAACAACTTCTAACCTAAAGTTCGATTTCAGGGGGTCATTAGGTCAAAACTTATATGCTGAGAGCTTGACTCTAACGTCCGCAACTTTTGCAGCAGCAATGACTAACATTATTCCAGCCATGGCATTTGTCCTGGCAATTGTCTTGAGGTAATCCTCCTTTTcttaccaaaattttaattctatcaAATTAACATGGTTTCAATATATGTTAAAGTTCCagttaatgaaaaataaatcctaaatcCTAGCCATCTTATCTCATAGGATGGAAAGATTAGCAATTGGCACGGTTGCTGGAAAGGCTAAGGTGTTGGGCACTCTATTAAGCATAAGTGGTGCACTGGTTCTCACATTTTACAAAGGAGTAGAGCTCAATTTGTGGTCAACTAACATCAACTTGCTGCATCATGGTGCAGCAACCTCACAGCAATCATCTAATGATCAAGTATTGGGCTCAATCTTAGCTGTTGTTGCTTGTATGTGCTTTGCAGTTTGGTTGATAATCCAGGTgattttgcttatttatttatttattttctcttcagATACAGAAATTAATTAAGTATACACCTTTCACTAATCTCATAATTGCTTTTGTGTTTTCCTATTTCCTCTTTTATATGGACAGGCCAAGATTAGTATGGTGTATCCAAGCTACTCTGGAACTGCTCTTACTTGTGTCTGTGCAGCGATTCAGTCAGTTGTATATGCCATGTGTGCTGAGAAGGAATGGTCAGCATGGAAACTTGGTTGGAACATAAGACTTCTCACTGTTGTTTACACGGTAAgatatttcttgaaaatttgtgTATAATTCAATGAATTTGGGGAGTATTTAAGATTTGTTTGGAATGattgtattaataaaatgtcataaatattattttaaccatattcttattttttataaagtataTATTGCATTAGTTCAAAATTTTGCACAAATTGAACAACACacatcttaattttataaattaggttgactttttcaaaattttctccaaaAAGGATGCTACCATATGAAGTTCGACATTCAATAAAACAAGTCTTAGTTGGAAAGCATAACTACTAATTAACATATGAAAAACATTCAATAAAAATCGTATTCAGTTTCAATCAATAAATGGTGTTGAGTTGTAACAAAGTTTTGCTGTGTTGCAGGGAGTGTGGGCCACTGGATTGATGGTTGCAATAATGAGCTGGGCTGCAAGGCTGAGGGGGCCATTGTTTGTATCTTCTTTCTATCCCTTAATGCTTGTAACTGTTGCAATACTGGGGTCTCTCTTACTCGACGAGCAACTATACTTGGGAAGGTTTGGATCAAAATTACTCTTCTACTTCAACTTAAAAAGGTTTCATTTATTctgatattaattcattattcatttatgCATGGTACAGCATAATAGCAGTAGTGTTGATCGTAGTGGGCTTGTATGGTGTTTTGTGGGGAAAAGGCAAGGAGATGAAGCAGAACGCCCAAGTAGATGGAGCAAAAAGCTCTACGGAGCCAGAATTGAGAGGCATTGTCATAGAAACCTCATCCAGTACTAAGGGTAAACCGACCGCAACAAGTACTATTTGTCCCATCCAAGCTACTGACCGAGGATCTGGTGCGGTTTCTCCTGCTGCAGTGGTGCATGAATAGCATCAATATATCATACTGATATCTTTTATTTGgaagaaattttgaagaaattctTGTATgtatatacaaaatttatttctatgcAACCAAATATCTTAAAAACAGTGTACCCGGCCCGTATTTCCTTTGCCTAGATTGTAATATTTTCAGATAATAAATGATTAATGTTTCATGCAATCTATTCATGTCacagtatgctaagttattctGGTGGTGTAACAAGTCCTACAGCTGCTGCTATGCATGAGAATAGCTCTTATCTTCTTACCCCATCTTATATGTGTATAGTTTTCTATGAAATTGGAATTccaaattatagaaaattgataCCTACATTGGCATTAGAATTACAAATTAATATAATCATCATATAAACTAACGATGAATGGTTTGGTCATACATCTGCGGTCTCCATCTTACAtgtacatattttcaaacatatacTGATTGCTTAAAAGTCTGTGGGAATGATTGTTGGAAGTTTGAAGTGTTTGGCAatagtaaaaatgatttttcttagaAAGTAAGGAGGCATGACaaagtattataaatgaattttaaaagtcTAGCTAATCACTTCTATAAGTTTTGAAATAACATTGGATGCTGGTGtataaaaatgactttttacGGGTtagttttactatgaaaaatagtaaagaaagtcaaatataattaaaattattaaaattttatatattttaaaattatttaatctttatacataacaattgaataaataaaaaaatttttaaaatggtgtataaaaataatttattaactttaattatttttttttctcgttacttctattttttctctttattcctTTTCTCTcgcatttttcttcaaacttttcaatgATAAGACATAACCTCGAGGtttgacaaatatttaaaaattatatttataaatcaagaaaattacTTCAAGTGATTCTTGAATTAGCACTTTGATATGTGCTACttcatctaaaaataattttttattatataatacatTATCCAAAAATACTTAATTATATAGGAATATTATCTTCTATACACATCCAACACCAATTGATTCTTCATAAAAAGATTTAATAGAAGTGTTATCAACAAAAGCATTATAAGtttcttcataaaaatatagtattaaaatatttactatggAAGTGATGCTgataaaaacattacaaattaaaaacatttttaccaaaatcaTTCTGAAATCATCCTAAACCTACTCATGCTTCCAAATGAAACATCTCATGAGTTTTGTCCATTTGCATGTTGGCATATCCTCTCTACAAACAACTTCACCATCAATTAATTTTCAGttaatgataagaaaaaaattattttttaaaaaagatttttagaTTACATCATTTTATGAACATACTTGTACAATTGAAGTACAATTTATCACATTTCTTACaatctaataaaaattttaaatcataataataataatactcaaagaaaataaaactatttttcatattctaaAATACACAAACTCTTCATTTTAATTTCCTCTACTAGGTGCAAGATTACCTTAATTTACATATTAGATAGAATGATAGGACACACTATGAAAATGGTAAAAGTAGTGCACAAAAGAAGGATAAGAATCCACTTCAAccaatatttctataaataaagag
Coding sequences:
- the LOC117913337 gene encoding WAT1-related protein At1g68170-like, producing the protein MASGKFWNVMTGLKPVLAMVVVQVSLGGINIMYKLAKSDGMSMKVLIAYRYIFAAAFTVPLALIFDRKSRQKMTWMIFLQGSLCGLFGGSLGQNLYAESLTLTSATFAAAMTNIIPAMAFVLAIVLRMERLAIGTVAGKAKVLGTLLSISGALVLTFYKGVELNLWSTNINLLHHGAATSQQSSNDQVLGSILAVVACMCFAVWLIIQAKISMVYPSYSGTALTCVCAAIQSVVYAMCAEKEWSAWKLGWNIRLLTVVYTGVWATGLMVAIMSWAARLRGPLFVSSFYPLMLVTVAILGSLLLDEQLYLGSIIAVVLIVVGLYGVLWGKGKEMKQNAQVDGAKSSTEPELRGIVIETSSSTKGKPTATSTICPIQATDRGSGAVSPAAVVHE